From a region of the Coprococcus comes ATCC 27758 genome:
- a CDS encoding ABC transporter ATP-binding protein, protein MKKDSVMKKLFKYIGKYWILLILSIILAGISVVLQLYVPVLFGNAIDEIVAAHNVDFTQMWLYLKQILLFVVIAAAAIWIMNLVNNRMTYHIVQDIRSQAIRHIQKLPLSYLDQHSTGDIVSRIIADTDILSDGLLLGFTQLFSGVVTVVVTLIFMFSKNVWITLMVILLTPLSFLVAKFISSRSFTMFKKQSETRGKQTALIEEMIGNQKVVKAFGYEDKASKRFDEINKELKEYSQKAVFYSSLTNPSTRFVNNIIYAAVALAGAFLIPLGTLTVGGLSVLLSYANQYMKPFNDITSVITEMQNALACATRIFDLLEEPEEVNDSSEVLEKVDGNVDIDHIDFSYDKSKSLIEDFNLQVEPGMRIAIVGPTGCGKTTFINLLMRFYDVDSGKICIDGKPIDELSRHSLRKSFGMVLQDTWIKSGTVRENISFGKPDATDEEIIWAAKEAKSWDFIRRLPQGLDTVLHEDSISQGQKQLLCITRVMLCLPPMLILDEATSSIDTRTELQVQEAFDNLMKGRTSFVVAHRLSTIRNASLILVMKDGKIIEQGTHEELLKEGGFYSHLYNSQFQAVS, encoded by the coding sequence ATGAAAAAAGACAGTGTAATGAAAAAGCTTTTTAAATATATCGGAAAATACTGGATCCTCCTGATCCTCAGCATCATCCTTGCCGGAATATCAGTGGTTCTTCAGCTTTATGTGCCGGTTCTCTTCGGTAATGCGATCGATGAGATCGTAGCAGCGCACAATGTAGACTTTACCCAGATGTGGCTCTATCTGAAGCAGATTCTTCTGTTCGTAGTGATCGCTGCAGCCGCAATCTGGATCATGAACCTTGTCAATAACCGCATGACCTATCATATTGTACAGGATATCCGATCCCAGGCAATCCGCCACATCCAGAAGCTTCCGCTTTCTTATCTGGACCAGCACAGCACCGGCGATATTGTGAGCCGTATCATTGCTGATACTGATATCCTTTCTGACGGATTACTGCTCGGATTTACCCAGTTATTTTCCGGCGTTGTGACCGTTGTTGTAACCTTGATCTTCATGTTTTCCAAGAACGTGTGGATCACTTTGATGGTCATCCTTCTGACACCACTCAGCTTCCTGGTGGCAAAATTTATTTCCTCACGCTCTTTTACCATGTTTAAAAAGCAGAGTGAAACCCGTGGAAAACAGACTGCTCTAATCGAGGAAATGATCGGAAATCAGAAGGTTGTCAAGGCATTCGGATATGAGGACAAGGCTTCAAAGCGTTTTGATGAGATCAATAAAGAACTCAAAGAATATAGCCAGAAAGCCGTATTTTACAGCAGCCTTACCAATCCGTCCACCCGTTTCGTAAACAACATTATTTACGCTGCCGTAGCACTTGCAGGTGCATTCCTGATCCCGCTTGGAACCCTGACTGTCGGCGGTCTTTCCGTACTGCTTTCTTACGCGAACCAGTACATGAAGCCATTCAACGACATTACATCCGTAATCACGGAAATGCAGAACGCCCTTGCATGTGCGACACGTATCTTTGACCTCTTAGAAGAACCGGAAGAAGTAAACGATTCTTCTGAAGTACTTGAAAAGGTGGATGGAAATGTGGATATCGACCACATAGATTTCAGCTATGACAAGAGTAAATCTCTGATTGAAGACTTTAACCTTCAGGTTGAACCTGGTATGCGTATTGCGATCGTAGGTCCTACCGGATGCGGAAAAACAACATTTATCAACCTCCTGATGCGCTTCTATGACGTGGATTCCGGAAAAATCTGTATCGACGGTAAACCGATCGATGAGCTTTCCCGACATTCGCTCAGAAAGAGCTTCGGTATGGTGCTTCAGGATACCTGGATCAAATCCGGTACTGTCCGTGAAAATATCAGCTTCGGAAAACCGGATGCCACGGATGAAGAAATCATCTGGGCAGCAAAAGAGGCAAAAAGCTGGGATTTCATCCGCAGACTTCCGCAGGGACTTGATACCGTCCTGCATGAGGACAGCATCAGCCAGGGACAGAAACAGCTCCTGTGTATCACAAGAGTTATGCTCTGTCTGCCGCCAATGCTGATCCTGGACGAAGCGACTTCAAGTATCGATACCCGTACCGAACTGCAGGTACAGGAAGCATTTGATAACCTGATGAAAGGTCGTACAAGCTTTGTCGTTGCACACCGCCTGTCTACGATCCGCAACGCTTCCCTGATCCTCGTCATGAAAGACGGTAAGATCATTGAGCAGGGAACCCATGAAGAACTGCTGAAAGAAGGCGGCTTCTACAGTCATCTGTATAACAGCCAGTTCCAGGCAGTGTCATAA
- a CDS encoding LysR family transcriptional regulator produces the protein MELRQLEYFREIANTGSINEAARKLNMSQPPLSYQIRQLENELNVQLFERTHKGVILTAAGKLLYDRAASLLDYARSTELEVSQTGKKRVLRIGITPTTVGTVMPFIAEFSKKNPDVNFEVHDGITYTLYDYLQEGIIDISVVRTPLRLDDVESAVLHSEPMIAVSNPEMPSEGRKSLILEDLVHRPLILYRRYEKLIMDAFHVQNLVPEVFCLCDDARGATLWVKEGLATAIFPQSMEPLCEGLTCQVLDEPDLVTKILLIWQKGRKPTAVVQDFMDVCLK, from the coding sequence ATGGAACTCAGACAGCTGGAATATTTCCGGGAAATCGCGAATACGGGAAGCATCAATGAAGCGGCGAGAAAGCTCAATATGTCACAGCCGCCCCTCAGCTATCAGATCAGGCAGTTGGAAAATGAACTGAACGTGCAGCTGTTTGAGCGTACCCATAAAGGGGTGATCCTGACGGCGGCAGGTAAGCTTTTGTATGACCGTGCGGCGAGCCTTCTGGATTATGCCAGATCGACAGAGCTTGAGGTGTCCCAAACGGGTAAAAAAAGGGTTCTGAGAATCGGGATCACGCCGACGACGGTCGGCACAGTCATGCCGTTTATCGCAGAATTTTCAAAGAAAAATCCCGACGTGAATTTTGAGGTTCACGACGGGATCACGTATACGTTATATGATTATCTTCAGGAAGGGATCATCGATATTTCGGTTGTCCGCACGCCGCTTCGGCTGGATGATGTGGAGTCCGCAGTCCTGCATTCGGAGCCGATGATCGCTGTCTCCAATCCGGAGATGCCTTCAGAAGGACGGAAATCGCTCATTCTTGAAGATTTAGTCCACAGACCGTTAATTCTCTACCGGCGCTATGAAAAGCTGATTATGGATGCATTTCACGTGCAGAATCTGGTTCCGGAGGTGTTCTGCCTGTGTGATGATGCCAGGGGCGCTACCCTTTGGGTGAAGGAAGGGCTTGCCACGGCGATCTTCCCGCAGTCCATGGAGCCGCTTTGCGAAGGGCTGACTTGTCAGGTGCTTGATGAACCGGATCTGGTGACGAAGATCCTTCTGATCTGGCAGAAGGGGCGGAAGCCGACGGCGGTAGTGCAGGATTTTATGGATGTCTGTCTGAAATAA
- a CDS encoding MFS transporter codes for MNLISQYKGLRKENYVLCFGRFVTAMGAMVRPMLTMILSQKLGMNAVQVAWITALMGILTIPANLIGGKMADRFNKKMNIVYLDMISVISYIICGLIPLTTKSIVLMFIASTCQNMENPSYNSLTADITLSKDRERGYSLQYLTANLGGVMASAVAGFMFRNYLWLAFLLSGISIGTSSVLIYFFVQNITPEKEENDSNAIYQAERHGESLLTILKENRLVLLFILITSGYTALYQMYNYLFPMDLIRLHGDTGAVIFGTVTSINCFIVVLFTPFITQILKRSSEPKKTIYGFLLTLVGYVLFILFSGHIPFYYAAMVVLTWGEISYMLAESPYMTRRIPSSHRGRIHGLMEIIRIGFMSLYQLLIGFIYKNHTPIFTWIIVLLTGVAFLLLAVILTKEDKKRYKNLYRRL; via the coding sequence ATGAATCTAATTTCGCAATACAAAGGTCTTAGAAAAGAAAACTATGTCTTATGCTTTGGACGCTTTGTGACGGCCATGGGGGCAATGGTCCGTCCGATGCTGACGATGATCTTAAGCCAGAAGCTTGGGATGAATGCCGTGCAGGTTGCCTGGATCACGGCACTGATGGGGATCCTGACGATCCCGGCAAATCTGATTGGTGGAAAGATGGCCGATCGTTTTAATAAGAAAATGAATATCGTTTACCTGGATATGATTTCCGTCATTTCTTATATCATCTGCGGACTGATCCCGCTGACGACAAAATCCATTGTGCTGATGTTTATCGCATCGACCTGCCAGAACATGGAAAATCCGTCCTACAATTCGCTTACTGCGGACATCACCCTCAGCAAGGACAGGGAAAGAGGGTATTCCCTCCAGTATCTGACAGCAAATCTCGGCGGCGTGATGGCTTCTGCTGTAGCCGGATTTATGTTTCGCAATTACTTATGGCTTGCATTTTTGCTCAGTGGAATTTCCATCGGCACTTCTTCTGTGCTGATCTATTTCTTTGTACAGAATATCACACCGGAAAAAGAAGAAAATGATAGCAACGCCATTTATCAGGCCGAACGCCACGGGGAAAGCCTGCTGACGATTCTTAAAGAAAACCGGCTTGTTCTGCTGTTCATTCTGATCACCAGCGGGTACACAGCACTTTACCAGATGTATAATTATCTCTTTCCTATGGATCTGATCCGTCTACACGGGGATACCGGTGCGGTGATATTCGGAACAGTTACCAGCATCAACTGCTTTATCGTTGTTCTCTTCACACCATTTATCACCCAGATCCTGAAGCGATCCTCCGAACCGAAAAAGACAATCTACGGATTTTTACTGACACTGGTCGGCTACGTATTGTTCATCCTCTTTTCCGGGCACATCCCGTTCTATTATGCGGCAATGGTCGTACTGACATGGGGTGAGATTTCTTACATGCTGGCGGAAAGCCCGTACATGACCAGGCGTATCCCATCCAGCCACCGCGGAAGAATCCACGGGTTGATGGAGATCATCCGTATCGGATTTATGAGTCTGTACCAGCTTTTGATCGGATTTATTTACAAAAATCATACGCCAATCTTTACCTGGATCATCGTTCTTCTGACAGGAGTCGCATTCT
- a CDS encoding ABC transporter ATP-binding protein, whose translation MKKLWVYLKEYKMESILAPLFKLLEVVFDLLVPVVVAKIIDIGIANNDHGYIVKMFLVLILMAAVGLSCSFTAQYFAARASVGCATNLRQAVFDHIQGFSFTELDTIGTDTLITRMTDDINQVQNGINMGLRLLLRSPFIVIGSMIMAFTINFKCALVFVVAIPLLFVGVIFIMLVSIPLFKKVQAALDRVTGLTRENLTGVRVIRAFCREEESVNEFEKSNTELTRLNEFVGRISALLNPFTYVLINIATVILIARAGLQVNLGTMHQGQVVALYNYMAQMIVELIKLASLIITLNKAMACADRVAGVLDIRTTMHYPETPSAKADPSANEVEFDKVSFTYAGAGASSLSDISFSVKKGQTVGIIGGTGCGKSTLVSLISRFYDVTCGTVKLNGRNVKELTNQEIHDKVGIVQQRSVLFKGSIRDNMKWGNENASDSEIWNALKVAQAKEVVEGKDGQLDFMLEQNGKNLSGGQRQRLTIARALVKKPEILILDDSLSALDFATDAALRKALAGLEGETTTFLVSQRVAGIRQADKILVLDNGELAGSGTHDELMKSCEVYREIYFSQFPEDRAKYERGEM comes from the coding sequence TTGAAGAAACTTTGGGTTTATCTGAAAGAATACAAGATGGAAAGTATTCTTGCACCATTATTCAAACTGCTGGAAGTCGTATTTGACCTTTTGGTTCCGGTGGTTGTCGCCAAGATCATTGATATTGGTATTGCAAACAATGACCACGGCTACATCGTAAAGATGTTCCTGGTGCTGATCCTCATGGCTGCAGTCGGTCTTAGCTGCAGTTTTACCGCACAGTATTTTGCTGCAAGAGCGAGTGTCGGCTGTGCAACCAATTTAAGACAGGCCGTATTTGACCACATTCAGGGCTTTTCATTTACCGAACTTGATACGATCGGTACGGACACCCTGATCACACGGATGACCGATGATATCAACCAGGTCCAGAACGGCATCAACATGGGACTTCGTCTTCTTCTGAGAAGTCCGTTTATCGTAATCGGTTCGATGATCATGGCATTTACGATCAACTTTAAATGTGCGCTGGTATTCGTTGTGGCGATCCCTCTTTTATTTGTCGGCGTCATTTTCATTATGCTGGTCAGCATCCCGCTTTTCAAAAAAGTGCAGGCTGCCCTGGACCGCGTCACAGGACTTACCCGTGAGAATCTGACAGGTGTCCGCGTGATCCGCGCATTTTGCCGCGAAGAAGAATCGGTAAATGAATTTGAAAAGAGCAACACCGAACTGACCAGGTTAAATGAATTTGTCGGAAGAATTTCCGCCCTCTTAAATCCATTTACCTACGTGTTGATCAACATTGCAACTGTCATTCTGATCGCAAGAGCAGGACTCCAGGTCAATCTCGGAACCATGCATCAGGGACAGGTTGTCGCGCTTTACAACTACATGGCACAGATGATCGTCGAGCTGATCAAGCTGGCTTCCCTGATCATTACACTGAACAAGGCGATGGCATGTGCAGACCGTGTAGCCGGTGTCCTGGATATCAGGACTACCATGCATTATCCGGAAACCCCTTCTGCAAAGGCAGATCCTTCTGCAAATGAAGTCGAATTCGACAAGGTATCCTTCACCTATGCAGGTGCCGGTGCATCAAGCCTTTCTGATATCAGTTTCTCTGTAAAAAAAGGGCAGACAGTCGGTATCATCGGTGGTACCGGATGCGGAAAATCCACTCTGGTCAGCCTGATCTCCCGTTTCTATGATGTAACCTGCGGAACCGTTAAACTGAATGGACGCAATGTAAAAGAGCTCACCAATCAGGAAATCCACGACAAGGTCGGAATCGTACAGCAGCGCTCCGTCCTTTTCAAAGGCAGCATCCGCGATAACATGAAATGGGGCAATGAAAATGCATCTGACTCCGAGATCTGGAATGCACTGAAAGTTGCACAGGCAAAAGAAGTCGTAGAAGGAAAAGACGGACAGCTTGATTTCATGCTCGAGCAGAACGGAAAGAACCTTTCCGGTGGACAGCGTCAGCGTCTTACCATTGCCCGCGCTCTTGTGAAAAAGCCGGAAATCCTGATCCTCGACGACAGCTTAAGCGCACTTGATTTTGCAACTGACGCAGCACTTCGGAAAGCCCTCGCAGGACTGGAAGGAGAGACAACAACCTTCCTGGTATCCCAGAGGGTTGCAGGCATCCGCCAGGCAGACAAGATTTTAGTATTAGATAATGGAGAACTCGCCGGATCCGGTACACATGATGAACTTATGAAATCCTGCGAAGTTTATCGTGAGATCTATTTCTCACAGTTCCCGGAAGACCGTGCAAAATATGAAAGAGGGGAGATGTAG
- the bilS gene encoding flavodoxin family protein BilS: MGKERYSILFSSMTGNTKELADAIREILPEETLDYFGLCKDADPQSEILYIGFWTDKGTADEATTTLLKSLRNKKIFLFGTAGFGGSEEYYQKVLHNVRENIDPSNQIVGEYMCQGKMPMAMRERYVKMKEDPNHKPNLDMLIENFDRALSHPDKADLEKLQKSVLR; this comes from the coding sequence ATGGGAAAAGAAAGATATTCTATTTTATTCAGCAGCATGACAGGCAATACAAAGGAACTTGCCGATGCGATCCGCGAAATACTTCCGGAAGAAACTCTCGATTATTTTGGCCTATGTAAAGATGCAGATCCGCAGTCAGAAATACTCTATATCGGCTTCTGGACAGACAAAGGAACTGCTGACGAAGCGACAACCACACTGTTAAAATCACTTAGAAATAAAAAAATCTTCTTATTCGGAACAGCCGGCTTTGGTGGAAGCGAAGAGTATTATCAGAAAGTACTTCACAACGTACGTGAAAATATTGATCCGAGCAATCAGATAGTAGGAGAGTATATGTGCCAGGGCAAGATGCCGATGGCTATGAGAGAACGGTATGTGAAAATGAAAGAAGATCCAAACCACAAACCAAATCTTGATATGTTGATTGAAAACTTTGACAGAGCTTTATCTCATCCGGATAAAGCTGATTTAGAGAAACTTCAAAAATCTGTTTTAAGATAA
- a CDS encoding D-serine ammonia-lyase, whose amino-acid sequence MVDLKMLAEKTPILKEICSEKEVFWKNPDKTVCGEAMEQIELGMEDVEDAERRLERFAPFIMKCFPETKEKNGIIESVLTPVPKMKDLLNEKYDSNLEGNLLLKQDSHLAIAGSIKARGGIYEILKHTEELALEHGILSLEDNYEKLASEECREFFKKYTIQVGSTGNLGLSIGIMSAAVGYQVIVHMSADAKQWKKDLLRSHGVTVKEYESDYSEAVKNGRALSDADPNSYFVDDENSKTLFLGYAVAAKRLQKQLEEKNVAVDEEHPLFVYIPCGVGGAPGGVCFGLKLLFGDYVHCFFIEPTQAPCMLVGMATGLNQEISVQDIGLTGLTHADGLAVGRPSGFVGRVMKNLLGGEFTIRDGKLYDYMRDLLGTENIFLEPSACASFEGPIQIERNESARKYLQENHLEEKMKNATHIAWATGGSLVPEAIREEYKNTYLEK is encoded by the coding sequence ATGGTTGATTTGAAAATGCTGGCGGAAAAGACTCCGATCTTGAAGGAGATCTGTAGTGAAAAAGAGGTGTTCTGGAAAAATCCGGACAAAACAGTTTGTGGGGAAGCAATGGAACAGATCGAACTTGGTATGGAAGATGTAGAAGATGCGGAGCGCAGACTGGAGCGTTTTGCACCGTTCATTATGAAATGTTTCCCGGAAACAAAGGAGAAAAACGGAATCATTGAATCTGTTCTGACACCGGTTCCGAAGATGAAGGATTTGCTGAATGAGAAATACGACAGCAATCTGGAAGGAAACTTATTATTAAAGCAGGACAGCCATCTGGCAATCGCAGGTTCGATCAAGGCACGCGGCGGTATTTATGAGATTTTGAAGCACACAGAAGAACTTGCATTAGAGCATGGGATTTTGAGTCTGGAAGACAATTATGAGAAACTGGCGAGTGAAGAATGCAGAGAGTTTTTCAAAAAGTATACCATTCAGGTTGGTTCCACCGGAAACCTTGGACTGAGTATCGGAATCATGAGTGCAGCAGTTGGCTATCAGGTGATCGTACACATGTCAGCAGATGCGAAACAGTGGAAAAAAGACTTGCTCAGAAGCCACGGGGTAACAGTAAAGGAATATGAGTCAGATTACAGTGAAGCGGTGAAAAACGGACGTGCTTTATCTGATGCAGATCCGAACAGCTACTTTGTGGATGATGAAAATTCAAAAACACTCTTTCTTGGTTATGCAGTAGCGGCAAAACGTCTGCAAAAGCAGTTGGAAGAAAAGAATGTTGCAGTAGACGAGGAACATCCGCTCTTTGTATATATTCCCTGCGGAGTAGGCGGAGCACCGGGTGGTGTATGCTTTGGACTTAAGCTGCTGTTCGGAGATTATGTACACTGCTTTTTCATAGAACCGACACAGGCACCGTGTATGCTAGTCGGAATGGCAACCGGACTGAACCAGGAGATTTCCGTACAGGATATTGGGCTTACCGGACTTACCCATGCAGATGGGCTTGCCGTGGGACGTCCTTCTGGATTTGTAGGCAGAGTAATGAAGAATCTGCTTGGCGGCGAATTTACTATCCGCGATGGGAAATTATATGATTACATGAGAGACCTTCTCGGAACAGAGAACATTTTTCTTGAGCCAAGTGCTTGTGCTTCTTTTGAAGGACCAATACAGATTGAAAGGAATGAATCTGCACGTAAATATTTACAGGAGAATCATCTTGAAGAGAAAATGAAAAATGCGACACATATTGCATGGGCAACAGGCGGAAGTCTTGTGCCGGAAGCAATTCGTGAAGAATACAAAAACACGTATCTGGAGAAATAA
- the glsA gene encoding glutaminase A yields the protein MMKSEEVTRILENAIRIGKGVIRYGSVASYIPELAKADKNKLGICLYTIDGNQFETGNTEDRFTIQSISKVMALCLALETFGAEFVFDHVGVEPSGEAFNSLVELDNRSNRPFNPMINSGAITVASLLVNHYSIEDMQKYMQEVCEDPEIAIDEAVFQSEMATCARNKAIAYLLKSKDIIDTDVEESVTFYTKMCSMSVNARDLARFGLLLANDGVQLSTGKRLISSQTVRMVQTIMLTCGMYDGSGEFALRTGIPTKSGVGGGLLSVSKKKMGIGIYGPSLDKKGNCIAGCELLGYISEALHLHIFDTREWKVEE from the coding sequence ATGATGAAATCAGAAGAAGTTACGAGAATACTGGAAAATGCCATCCGTATCGGAAAAGGTGTGATCCGGTATGGAAGTGTCGCATCGTATATTCCGGAGCTTGCCAAGGCAGATAAGAATAAACTTGGGATCTGCCTTTACACAATAGACGGCAATCAATTTGAGACCGGAAATACAGAGGACAGATTTACGATACAGTCCATTTCCAAAGTAATGGCACTGTGTCTGGCGTTGGAAACGTTTGGAGCAGAGTTTGTGTTTGATCATGTGGGCGTGGAGCCGTCGGGAGAGGCTTTTAACTCACTGGTAGAACTGGATAACCGGAGCAACCGGCCCTTTAATCCGATGATCAATTCCGGAGCAATTACGGTTGCAAGTCTGCTAGTGAACCATTATTCCATCGAAGATATGCAGAAGTATATGCAGGAAGTATGCGAAGATCCGGAGATCGCGATAGACGAAGCCGTATTTCAGTCTGAGATGGCGACCTGCGCAAGAAATAAGGCGATTGCCTATCTTTTAAAAAGTAAGGACATCATTGATACCGATGTAGAAGAAAGTGTTACCTTTTATACAAAGATGTGTTCCATGTCGGTAAATGCAAGAGATCTGGCAAGGTTCGGTCTTCTGCTGGCAAATGACGGAGTGCAGCTTTCCACCGGAAAACGTCTGATCTCATCTCAAACTGTGCGGATGGTGCAGACCATTATGCTTACTTGCGGAATGTATGACGGATCGGGGGAATTTGCATTAAGAACAGGAATTCCGACTAAGAGTGGAGTCGGCGGAGGTCTCCTCAGCGTGTCGAAAAAGAAAATGGGAATCGGGATCTACGGACCGTCTCTTGACAAAAAAGGAAACTGTATCGCAGGCTGCGAATTGTTGGGATATATTTCAGAAGCACTGCATCTTCACATCTTTGATACCAGAGAGTGGAAGGTAGAAGAATAA
- a CDS encoding sensor histidine kinase, whose translation MKKISLQWKLTLLTTVLITILCGCLTFFLYKNGVYYFDTLQESITDQGTEPESVYIDIPDNEWDDFVSQFSMKVYNSKSDYRSRSLLITAIVALFGGAATYFISGRALKPLRKFSETVEKVQAQNLKDYTIEENKIAELDRLRISYNKMLIRLSESFETQRRFTGNAAHELRTPLALIQAQLDLYHTTEHPESTAVAEETIQMVTEQNERLSKLVRTLLDMSELQTVSRNDRIELHSMIEEVLTDLEPLAQEKKVELIQKSQGAGAKADEELFLTGSDILIYRMLYNLVENAIKYNRENGSVTVSAIRKKNKVVLTVSDTGNGIDEAFREQIFEPFFRVDKSRSRELGGVGLGLAMVREVVRVHDGTIEVYTNKHSGTTFEVKMGIGADFEKAV comes from the coding sequence ATGAAGAAAATATCACTCCAGTGGAAATTAACACTTCTTACAACCGTGTTGATCACCATATTATGCGGATGTCTTACCTTTTTCTTATATAAAAACGGAGTCTATTATTTCGATACGCTTCAGGAGTCTATCACGGATCAGGGCACAGAGCCGGAATCGGTGTACATTGATATTCCGGATAATGAGTGGGATGACTTTGTGTCACAGTTTTCCATGAAGGTTTATAACTCCAAATCAGATTATAGAAGCAGAAGCCTTCTGATTACTGCTATTGTAGCGCTGTTTGGCGGCGCAGCGACTTATTTTATCAGTGGACGGGCATTGAAACCACTCAGGAAATTTTCAGAGACAGTGGAAAAAGTTCAGGCACAGAATCTGAAAGATTATACGATCGAAGAGAATAAGATTGCAGAGCTGGACAGACTTCGCATATCTTACAATAAGATGCTTATACGGCTTTCGGAATCATTCGAGACGCAGCGCCGGTTTACGGGAAATGCAGCACATGAGTTACGTACTCCACTGGCTTTAATCCAGGCACAACTGGATCTATACCATACAACAGAACATCCGGAGAGTACCGCAGTGGCAGAAGAGACAATTCAGATGGTAACGGAGCAGAATGAACGTCTTAGCAAGTTGGTCCGAACGCTTTTGGATATGAGCGAATTACAGACCGTATCGCGAAATGACAGAATTGAGCTCCATAGTATGATCGAGGAAGTGCTGACAGATCTGGAACCGCTGGCACAGGAAAAAAAGGTTGAACTGATACAGAAGTCACAGGGAGCAGGAGCAAAGGCAGATGAAGAATTGTTTTTGACAGGGAGTGATATTCTGATTTACAGAATGCTATATAATCTTGTGGAAAATGCGATTAAATATAATCGGGAAAATGGATCCGTTACGGTATCGGCAATAAGGAAGAAGAACAAAGTTGTTCTGACGGTTTCGGATACAGGAAATGGAATTGATGAAGCATTCAGGGAGCAGATCTTCGAACCGTTCTTCCGGGTAGATAAGTCAAGAAGCCGGGAACTCGGAGGTGTGGGGCTTGGCCTTGCGATGGTGCGGGAAGTTGTGCGGGTTCATGACGGAACGATTGAAGTTTATACAAATAAGCATAGCGGAACGACATTTGAAGTGAAAATGGGTATAGGGGCAGACTTTGAAAAAGCAGTATAA
- a CDS encoding CD1871A family CXXC motif-containing protein produces the protein MKSEKATQTFLLAAGLVFFLVGIYRGEAATVLSKAIKLCMECVGIG, from the coding sequence ATGAAATCAGAAAAAGCAACACAAACTTTTTTACTTGCAGCCGGTCTTGTATTTTTCCTTGTCGGGATTTACCGTGGAGAAGCTGCAACTGTACTCAGTAAGGCAATAAAATTATGTATGGAGTGTGTCGGAATTGGATAA
- a CDS encoding response regulator transcription factor: MEKSKLRLLVVEDEKKLCDMIAKSLHLAGYEVDMCNDGEQALEMIYAELYDLIVLDLNLPGVDGMEILRELRKENEETKVLILSARSQIADKVEGLDSGANDYMEKPFHLQELEARVRSLTRRKFIQKNICLECGKLRFDTRERVAYADDNPVALTRKENGILEYLLLNQGRPVSQEELIEHVWDSSVDSFSGSIRVHMSSLRKKLKAGLGYDPIVNKIGEGYKIGGNSKA, encoded by the coding sequence ATGGAGAAAAGTAAATTGAGATTATTAGTTGTTGAAGATGAAAAGAAATTATGTGATATGATCGCGAAAAGTCTGCATCTGGCAGGTTATGAGGTGGACATGTGTAATGACGGAGAGCAGGCACTGGAGATGATCTATGCGGAACTGTATGACCTGATCGTGCTTGATCTTAACCTGCCCGGGGTGGATGGGATGGAGATCCTTCGGGAACTTCGCAAGGAAAATGAAGAGACAAAAGTATTGATCCTGTCTGCGAGAAGTCAGATCGCAGATAAGGTTGAAGGATTGGATTCCGGTGCAAATGATTATATGGAAAAACCATTTCACCTGCAGGAGCTGGAAGCGCGCGTGAGAAGCCTGACAAGAAGAAAATTTATACAAAAAAATATCTGTCTGGAATGCGGAAAACTTCGATTTGATACGAGAGAAAGGGTTGCATATGCAGACGATAACCCAGTTGCGTTGACGAGAAAAGAAAATGGGATTTTAGAATATCTCCTTTTAAATCAGGGAAGACCGGTCAGTCAGGAAGAACTGATCGAGCATGTCTGGGATTCTTCTGTGGATAGTTTTAGCGGTTCCATCCGAGTGCATATGTCTTCTTTGAGAAAAAAACTGAAAGCAGGACTCGGATATGATCCAATCGTGAACAAAATCGGTGAGGGCTATAAGATAGGGGGAAATAGCAAAGCATGA